From the genome of Chitinophagaceae bacterium, one region includes:
- a CDS encoding 1,4-dihydroxy-2-naphthoate polyprenyltransferase — MKHWLEAFRLRTLPLALASVFMGSVIAAYHGIFNEYVAVLTALTTVFLQILSNLANDYGDAASGADNEDRVGPRRAVQSGLIPAEKMKKAIIFFSFLALISGIALIVVGTRGLYLSYGVFFFLLGVVAIAAAIKYTVGKNPYGYRGLGDLFVFLFFGPVGVCGTYFLHTASLSVDVFLPAIAIGLFSSAVLNVNNLRDYENDKKSGKNTLVVKMGKKNAVIYHFMIIILAWLSLITFALLSDFKTIQYLFLLLLPISFIHLKAVLRDENESLDAQLKVQALTTFFVVILMGVALLIL; from the coding sequence ATCAAACACTGGTTAGAAGCTTTCCGGCTGAGAACTTTGCCTTTGGCACTGGCTTCTGTTTTCATGGGATCGGTAATTGCTGCCTATCACGGCATTTTTAATGAATATGTTGCTGTTTTAACCGCCCTGACAACTGTCTTTCTTCAAATTTTATCAAATCTGGCAAATGATTACGGAGATGCCGCTTCCGGAGCTGATAATGAAGACAGAGTTGGGCCTCGAAGAGCTGTGCAAAGTGGATTAATTCCGGCTGAAAAAATGAAAAAAGCAATCATTTTTTTTAGCTTTTTAGCTTTAATTTCAGGTATAGCTTTAATTGTAGTAGGAACCCGGGGACTTTACCTTTCTTATGGTGTTTTCTTCTTTTTGCTGGGTGTAGTAGCCATAGCTGCTGCCATTAAATATACCGTTGGCAAAAATCCATACGGTTACAGAGGTTTAGGAGATTTGTTTGTTTTTTTGTTTTTCGGCCCGGTAGGTGTTTGCGGGACTTACTTTTTGCATACTGCAAGTCTATCTGTGGATGTTTTCTTGCCGGCTATTGCAATAGGCTTATTTAGTTCAGCGGTTTTAAACGTAAACAACCTTAGGGATTATGAAAACGACAAGAAATCAGGTAAAAACACCTTAGTTGTAAAAATGGGCAAGAAAAATGCAGTTATATACCATTTTATGATTATAATTTTAGCCTGGTTAAGTCTGATTACTTTTGCTTTATTAAGTGATTTTAAAACAATTCAATACTTGTTTTTGTTGCTCCTTCCAATAAGCTTCATTCATTTAAAAGCCGTTTTAAGAGACGAAAATGAAAGCTTAGATGCACAGCTAAAAGTTCAGGCGCTAACTACTTTTTTTGTAGTCATATTAATGGGAGTTGCACTTCTGATTCTTTAG
- a CDS encoding o-succinylbenzoate synthase → MRNNLTFRWVKYILKFNKPAGTSRGVLYDKASYFIIVENNLGEIGIGECNIIPGLSPDDKPELEKHLEEICKKAETTEDISGLLPNGYPALKFAFETALTDLNQNGSRILYPSDFTNGKKFIEINGLVWMGDVDVMSRQLEDKVKNDFTCIKIKIGALNWQKELSFLKWIREKYSEKKLEIRVDANGAFTEKNVFSILDDLAKLKIHSIEQPIAAGNYDLMSKVCKNSPVDIALDEEIIGVKNRGFKEELLSIIKPQYIILKPSLIGGFSETSSWVSLCQQHKIKWWVTSALESNIGLSAIAQWTALQETTMPQGLGTGKIYTNNITSPLYLDGPKLGYNREINWDIPFLNLKKSVNQ, encoded by the coding sequence ATGAGAAATAATTTAACCTTCAGATGGGTAAAGTATATTCTGAAATTTAACAAGCCGGCAGGAACTTCCAGAGGTGTTTTGTATGATAAAGCTTCTTATTTTATTATCGTAGAAAATAATTTAGGGGAGATCGGCATAGGAGAGTGTAATATTATTCCGGGCTTATCTCCTGACGACAAGCCTGAACTGGAAAAGCACTTAGAAGAAATATGCAAAAAAGCAGAAACGACAGAAGATATTTCCGGGCTTTTACCCAATGGCTATCCGGCTCTTAAGTTTGCTTTTGAAACAGCATTGACAGACTTAAATCAAAACGGCAGCCGAATTTTATATCCCTCTGATTTCACAAATGGAAAAAAGTTTATTGAAATTAACGGCCTGGTCTGGATGGGTGATGTAGATGTTATGAGCCGGCAATTAGAGGATAAAGTAAAAAACGATTTTACTTGTATAAAAATTAAAATTGGGGCCTTAAACTGGCAAAAAGAATTATCTTTTCTAAAATGGATACGTGAAAAATATTCAGAGAAAAAGCTGGAAATTAGAGTTGATGCGAATGGTGCTTTTACAGAAAAAAATGTTTTTTCAATACTTGATGATTTAGCAAAATTGAAAATACACTCCATTGAGCAACCTATAGCCGCCGGAAACTATGACTTGATGAGTAAAGTTTGTAAAAACAGTCCGGTAGACATAGCTTTGGATGAAGAAATTATCGGAGTAAAGAACAGAGGATTTAAAGAAGAATTATTAAGCATCATAAAGCCCCAATATATAATTTTAAAACCCTCTTTAATTGGCGGCTTTAGTGAAACCTCCTCATGGGTTTCTCTTTGTCAGCAACATAAAATAAAATGGTGGGTAACTTCGGCATTGGAATCAAATATTGGTCTGAGCGCTATAGCACAGTGGACAGCCCTGCAAGAAACAACAATGCCTCAAGGTCTGGGCACCGGAAAAATATATACGAACAATATCACTTCTCCTTTATATCTTGACGGCCCTAAACTTGGATATAATCGGGAGATAAATTGGGATATTCCTTTCCTGAATTTAAAAAAGTCTGTTAATCAATAG
- a CDS encoding 30S ribosomal protein THX has product MGRGDIRTRKGKITAGSYGKSRPAKAKAKKAKAYAEKKK; this is encoded by the coding sequence ATGGGTAGAGGAGACATACGTACCAGAAAAGGAAAAATTACTGCCGGTTCATACGGAAAATCACGTCCGGCTAAAGCAAAAGCAAAAAAAGCTAAAGCATACGCTGAAAAAAAGAAATAG